The following DNA comes from Candidatus Poribacteria bacterium.
TCCGGACCTGGAGCGGTTAATCAACTTTATAGCGATTTCGGACGGGTATGTCGCCGAAGAACGTTCACCAGAGCGGTTTCTTGAAGTGATCGTCCGTCTGGAAAGAGAAGTCTTTGGTACGTCAAAAATTCGGGGACCACGGGTGGCATCCATTCGTGTCGGTGAACCCAAAAACCTCCGAGAATGTTACGATACCTACAAGGCAGACAAAAGAGAAACGGTAGAACAGATAACCCTTGAACTCGAAACAACAGTTCAGGCTTTAGTCAAGGGCGTATCGTAGGGGCGAGGTTTCCTCGTCCGTGTAATCGGGTTGGGTAACCCAACCCCTACCTAAAAAGCGCGGTAAACTCACTGTAGGGGTGGATCTCCTATTCGGCAAAACCGCGCCTATAATTTGGAGAAAAACATGGCAAAAAAATTGTCGATTGGAAGTTGGGCTTACGCATTTGGTCCTTACGAAGATAACCCTGTCCCGTTTGATGATGTCGTCAAGCGTCTCAGCGAACTCGAATTTGATGGCATTGAAATCGGGGCATTCAAACCGCATATTGACATTAACGACTATCCGATGAAGAGTGATCGGGATGCCGTCAAGGGCTTGATCTCGTATTACGGCTTGGAAGTCTCTGGATTGGCAGCCGATTTCTGGTCGCACCCCGGTCCCGCTACAGACGAGGCACAAGAGGACGATAAGTACTACAAATTATTCAAGGAAAGCCTCCAACTTGCCCTCGATTTAGGCTCGCCCGCCATTCGTGT
Coding sequences within:
- a CDS encoding TIM barrel protein, whose translation is MAKKLSIGSWAYAFGPYEDNPVPFDDVVKRLSELEFDGIEIGAFKPHIDINDYPMKSDRDAVKGLISYYGLEVSGLAADFWSHPGPATDEAQEDDKYYKLFKESLQLALDLGSPAIRVDTVSDPEEGVEGVEREEAWDRIVSVWRRCAQVAEDHGVLMLWEFEPGFMFNKPSEIIDMPKAV